A single region of the Legionella oakridgensis ATCC 33761 = DSM 21215 genome encodes:
- a CDS encoding ABC transporter permease, with translation MKAKPYSLYFLYFWLIAFGFLPLGLIFITSFLSKDSGHLVSLPFTLNHYAELFSPLFAKVFLRSFIIALVTTLCCLILAYPFSYLLIKSKHQSVLLLLIIIPFWTSSLIRTYSLIAILKFRGILNAILLKLHLIDQPLSLLYTNFAVISGLVYNLFPFMVLPIFTNMERFDFRLIEAAKDLGASQWAIFFRVFLPNTAGGIISGCLLVLLPAMTLFYIPNVLGGARSILLGNMIQNQFLVLENWPQGAATSAILTILLLLLLFFYRQHGREVIH, from the coding sequence ATGAAAGCTAAACCTTATTCGCTTTATTTCCTATATTTCTGGTTAATAGCATTTGGCTTTTTACCACTGGGGTTAATCTTTATCACCAGTTTTCTGTCAAAAGACAGCGGACATTTAGTTTCACTGCCATTTACCTTAAATCATTATGCTGAATTATTTTCTCCATTATTTGCCAAAGTATTTTTGCGCTCATTTATTATCGCGCTTGTAACAACGCTCTGCTGTCTTATTCTTGCTTATCCTTTCAGCTATTTATTAATTAAATCCAAACACCAATCGGTCTTGTTATTGTTGATCATCATCCCTTTTTGGACCAGCTCATTAATCCGAACCTATTCTCTTATTGCCATCTTGAAATTTCGGGGAATCTTAAACGCCATTCTCCTGAAATTGCATCTGATTGATCAGCCACTGTCATTACTTTATACCAATTTTGCAGTTATCAGTGGCTTGGTATATAACCTATTCCCATTTATGGTACTCCCTATTTTTACCAACATGGAACGCTTTGATTTCAGATTAATTGAGGCAGCGAAGGATTTAGGTGCTAGCCAATGGGCCATTTTTTTTCGAGTTTTTTTACCCAATACGGCTGGAGGAATCATTTCCGGTTGTCTACTGGTATTACTGCCGGCAATGACTTTATTTTATATACCAAACGTTTTAGGCGGAGCACGCTCCATTTTATTGGGTAATATGATCCAAAATCAATTTCTGGTTTTGGAAAACTGGCCACAAGGAGCCGCAACCAGTGCCATTCTGACAATACTTTTATTGCTTTTACTGTTTTTTTATCGTCAACATGGACGGGAGGTCATCCATTGA
- the potA gene encoding spermidine/putrescine ABC transporter ATP-binding protein PotA — protein MLNPLIELKQIYKSYGSTDILNNISLSVYPGEFLTLLGPSGCGKTTLLRLISGFEAPSSGEIFINDVCVNHLPPQKRNVHTVFQSYALFPHLSVFENVAFALRCKKVKQDDVMERVDEALKLVHLELFAQRSIRQLSGGQQQRVAIARAIVNRPQVLLLDEPLSSLDYRLRKAMQYELKQLQKTLNMTFIFVTHDQEEALSMSDRIVIFNHGHIEQIGTPREVYETPSNLHVAKFIGETNIFDVEIRALNEGYLQTEIESIVLQCKNTGNFQPGEKVHLIIRPEDIRVWGQTEVSESADMLPGKIVDIVYKGSTVDLKVELHSGKIINASEFFDEDDDKLEYSLNEDVWVHWLPGWEVLLPYES, from the coding sequence ATGCTAAATCCATTGATTGAACTTAAACAAATCTATAAATCCTATGGTTCAACTGACATTTTAAATAATATCTCCTTGTCGGTTTATCCAGGTGAGTTTCTAACATTACTGGGTCCATCAGGCTGTGGCAAAACGACGTTGTTGCGCTTGATATCAGGATTTGAAGCCCCGTCTTCCGGTGAAATTTTCATCAATGATGTTTGCGTAAATCACCTGCCGCCACAGAAAAGAAACGTACACACCGTTTTTCAAAGTTATGCCCTATTTCCACATTTATCCGTATTTGAAAATGTGGCCTTTGCTCTGCGTTGCAAGAAAGTTAAACAAGATGACGTCATGGAACGAGTCGATGAGGCTTTAAAACTTGTTCATCTTGAGTTATTTGCCCAGCGAAGTATCCGCCAGTTAAGTGGAGGTCAGCAGCAGCGAGTTGCAATCGCCCGGGCCATTGTCAACCGCCCACAAGTCTTACTTCTTGATGAACCATTAAGTTCGCTTGATTACCGTTTACGTAAAGCCATGCAATATGAACTGAAACAATTGCAAAAAACCTTGAACATGACCTTTATTTTTGTCACTCATGATCAAGAAGAAGCCTTATCGATGTCTGATCGTATTGTCATTTTTAATCATGGCCATATTGAACAAATTGGCACACCAAGGGAAGTCTATGAAACACCAAGCAACCTGCACGTTGCCAAATTTATCGGTGAAACCAATATTTTTGACGTTGAAATCCGTGCCTTAAATGAAGGATATTTGCAAACTGAAATTGAATCCATTGTTCTTCAATGTAAAAACACGGGAAATTTTCAACCAGGCGAAAAGGTCCACTTGATTATACGACCCGAAGATATCCGCGTCTGGGGTCAAACGGAGGTCAGCGAAAGTGCGGACATGCTACCAGGAAAAATCGTAGATATTGTTTACAAAGGTTCAACGGTTGATCTTAAGGTGGAATTACATTCAGGTAAAATCATTAATGCTTCAGAATTTTTTGATGAAGATGATGACAAACTTGAATATTCATTGAATGAAGACGTCTGGGTGCACTGGTTGCCAGGTTGGGAAGTGCTACTACCTTATGAAAGCTAA